Proteins from a genomic interval of Drosophila melanogaster chromosome 2R:
- the Parp16 gene encoding Poly(ADP-ribose) polymerase 16, translated as MTLLSGANSVGYPSQMPAKRISWRRLVALLPNSIGLSLKPVTPHLRDLHLVQRRLQDDFLGCEALWTIFMAAAWSYRYRTRLRPFPSHWNTIDLVFNTLGDAPRLEVLQQQLMHCDYQACSPNVVRLLTDILVDQADRVSLSSLRPCEFQELYAHLGMSPPKQPPTQIFEVRTGKGNEKGEAYASLRQENKESVRLGFYGCKLEKVYALLNSQNSLDNGKYLELTCDINEALARSKPQAGVGGSRCGSILRCVAVVEFVFQDNETSRDKKQVIIKDANTMQVSYLLLYGQSCNEYAMERQIKLMAEPARELLNWLERYHKKAISLGVGLLIVSSMAHFGSTFFRLLARTGFYVFKRGIL; from the coding sequence ATGACTCTGCTTTCGGGCGCCAACTCGGTGGGATATCCCAGTCAAATGCCGGCGAAAAGGATCAGCTGGCGGCGTTTGGTGGCACTACTGCCGAATTCGATAGGTTTGTCATTAAAACCGGTGACACCTCATTTGAGGGACCTACATCTCGTCCAGCGCCGTCTCCAGGACGATTTTCTGGGCTGTGAGGCTCTGTGGACGATTTTTATGGCCGCCGCCTGGAGTTATCGCTACAGAACGCGGCTGAGACCATTTCCCAGCCACTGGAATACCATagatttggtttttaatacgCTGGGTGATGCACCCAGACTGGAggtgctgcagcagcagctcatgCACTGCGACTATCAGGCCTGCTCCCCCAATGTGGTTCGTTTGCTAACGGACATCCTGGTGGATCAGGCCGATCGCGTGTCCTTGAGCTCACTGCGACCCTGCGAGTTCCAGGAGCTGTACGCTCACCTGGGCATGTCGCCGCCCAAGCAGCCACCCACCCAGATCTTTGAGGTGCGAACAGGCAAGGGCAATGAGAAGGGGGAGGCATATGCCAGTTTGCGGCAAGAGAACAAGGAATCCGTTCGCCTGGGCTTCTATGGCTGCAAGCTAGAGAAGGTTTATGCGCTTCTGAATTCCCAAAATTCCCTGGACAATGGAAAGTATCTGGAGCTAACCTGCGATATCAATGAAGCCCTGGCCAGGAGTAAGCCCCAGGCTGGCGTGGGTGGCTCCCGTTGCGGATCGATACTGCGTTGCGTGGCTGTGGTAGAGTTCGTCTTCCAGGACAATGAAACCAGCCGCGATAAGAAGCAAGTGATCATCAAGGATGCGAACACCATGCAGGTATCGTATCTACTATTGTACGGCCAAAGCTGCAATGAATACGCAATGGAGCGACAGATCAAACTGATGGCGGAGCCAGCTCGAGAACTGCTCAATTGGCTGGAAAGATACCACAAGAAGGCCATATCCTTGGGCGTTGGCCTGCTGATCGTTTCATCGATGGCCCATTTCGGAAGCACTTTCTTTCGCCTGTTGGCTCGCACTGGCTTCTACGTATTCAAGCGAGGTattttgtaa
- the CG4409 gene encoding uncharacterized protein has translation MNRGQLLVLCIFATGISLSMGFPQDDLIKPGSDESDVSGIGFVTLDGTASEESDESDQGNASDDLIFLSRQKPSPVNNSVDLSAFVALIPLQEVQSIAAHYYHHDAEFQRSYAFLASSDFADIKRKILQLPEVLEFTNYLGNNGLDVVKVMHSVAGVFKPSILSSAAVNEPTKVTTTEDGSSAAGEAQTGLHGMVERVLEILPQDQLYALFFDEFESNKQFAAFVDSISSPKFAKILSGLQNSMPLRNLLFVLHNNSIYVERIVESVKSYLSISSF, from the exons ATGAATCGCGGCCAGCTTTTagttttgtgcatttttgcCACTGGAATTTCCCTTTCGATGGGTTTTCCCCAGGACGATCTAATTAAGCCGGGTAGTGACGAATCGGATGTGAGTGGCATTGGCTTCGTGACGCTCGACGGAACGGCCAGCGAAGAGAGTGACGAAAGCGACCAAGGCAACGCGTCCGAtgatttgatatttttgagtCGCCAAAAGCCAAGTCCGGTCAACAATTCCGTCGATTTGAGCGCCTTTGTGGCACTGATTCCTCTGCAAGAAGTCCAGTCCATTGCTGCTCACTATTATCATCATGATGCGGAGTTTCAAAGGTCGTACGCCTTTCTCGCCAGCAGCGATTTCGCGGACATCAAGCGGAAAATACTTCAGCTGCCGGAAGTGCTGGAGTTCACCAACTATCTGGGTAACAATGGACTAGATGTCGTCAAGGTGATGCATTCGGTGGCAGGAGTGTTCAAACCGTCCATTCTGAGCTCCGCAGCGgtcaacg AGCCAACAAAAGTCACAACCACCGAAGATGGCAGCTCCGCCGCTGGAGAAGCACAAACTGGCCTCCATGGAATGGTGGAGAGGGTCCTGGAAATTCTGCCGCAGGACCAACTGTACGCCCTATTCTTCGACGAGTTTGAGAGCAACAAACAGTTCGCAGCATTTGTCGACAGCATTAGCAGTCCAAAGTTTGCCAAGATTTTGAGCGGTTTGCAG AACTCAATGCCGTTGCGAAATCTACTATTTGTCCTGCACAATAACAGTATCTATGTGGAGCGGATTGTGGAGTCCGTAAAATCGTATCTATCCATTTCCAGTTTTTAG